A region of Zeugodacus cucurbitae isolate PBARC_wt_2022May chromosome 5, idZeuCucr1.2, whole genome shotgun sequence DNA encodes the following proteins:
- the LOC105209966 gene encoding uncharacterized protein LOC105209966 — protein sequence MARLVIYFLVINSLFLCQESGRLVGGGGSSGLAEATNGHGSQLEGRDRHHHERGGHIRRDLNHCWRRYDGYNLQSTMVNKKEQMKKPYGILCNFKCTWFFTINFPTCEFIYDYKLSCYLFTSLPDCTTVKCTLLNFFT from the exons ATGGCGCGTTTGGTGATTTACTTTTTGGTCATAAATTCGCTCTTCCTTTGTCAAGAAAGCGGGCGTTTGGTTGGTGGCGGTGGCAGCAGCGGTCTGGCGGAGGCCACCAATGGCCACGGCAGCCAGCTGGAGGGCCGAGATCGTCATCACCACGAACGGGGTGGACATATAAGAC GCGACCTCAATCATTGTTGGCGTCGTTATGATGGCTATAATTTACAAAGCACAATGGTCAACAAGAAGGAGCAAATGAAGAAGCCATACGGCATATTGTGCAACTTCAAATGTACTTGGTTTTTTACAATAAA CTTTCCCACATGTGAATTCATTTATGATTACAAACTTTCTTGCTACTTATTTACATCACTGCCGGATTGTACTACGGTAAAATGTacgcttttaaatttttttacataa
- the LOC128922115 gene encoding uncharacterized protein LOC128922115 has protein sequence MKDIEYQTAPLWLTTEYLEPILRKYKNDQGLFITKMDIKPATKKGDNYASVMTRVSVNFVFSSKEREHASYIVKTSHESDPFITDIMSQYDIYNTEMLMYQQVLPKLTELLQEIGDKDKLFADTIYVDYEHSAIIFEDLSVLKFVTPDRLVGMDEAQTMLTLKKLAKMHATAAVLNERMPGVLTKLQRGIFNRQTCGFAPYFEGVLEACADFAGECTSLGSYYKNKLLKLKPHVMEYGMRSFEPHHGDFLTLTHGDVWTNNVMLRYNYSGSRDEKSASGRAIKDIMLIDLQFSSWTSPAVDLHYFFQTSLPLEFKLHRENEFVKYYHGFLSETLLQLHYKGHIPSLHEFCVQMESHRFYALVSSLCNQAVLINDKTDEADFNTLIGSGERSRKFHSLLYTNKRIQDNAIALLPYYDRKGLLDVTE, from the exons aTGAAAGACATAGAATATCAGACTGCGCCGCTTTGGCTAACCACAGAGTACCTCGAGCCTATTTTGCGTAAGTACAAAAATGACCAAGgactttttataacaaaaatggaCATTAAACCAGCCACAAAAAAGGGTGACAACTATGCCAGTGTGATGACACGGGTCAGCGTCAATTTCGTGTTTAGCAGCAAGGAAAGGGAGCATGCTTCATATATCGTGAAAACGTCACACGAAAGTGACCCCTTCATAACAGATATCATGAGCCAATATGATATATACAATACGGAAATGTTAATGTACCAGCAAGTTTTGCCAAAACTCACGGAGCTGCTACAGGAAATCGGCGACAAAGATAAACTATTTGCCGATACTATTTATGTGGACTACGAGCATTCAgccatcatttttgaagacCTCTCGGTGTTAAAGTTTGTTACTCCCGATCGGCTTGTTGGGATGGATGAAGCGCAGACTATGTTGACACTTAAAAAGCTAGCTAAAATGCATGCAACTGCAGCCGTGCTAAATGAGCGTATGCCTGGAGTTCTAACTAAATTGCAAAGGGGGATATTCAATCGACAAACGTGTGGGTTTGCGCCATATTTCGAGGGTGTACTAGAAGCTTGTGCGGATTTCGCTGGAGAGTGCACGAGTTTGGGatcatattacaaaaacaaactgctCAAGTTGAAACCACATGTGATGGAATATGGAATGCGTTCCTTTGAACCACATCACGGAGATTTTTTAACACTTACTCATGGTGATGTTTGGACCAATAATGTAATGCTAAGGTATAATTATAGTGGCAGTAGGGATGAGAAGTCAGCAAGTGGAAGGGCTATTAAAGATATCATGCTGATCGATTTGCAATTCAGCTCATGGACATCGCCGGCTGTTGACCTTCACTATTTCTTTCAAACTTCGTTGCCTTTAGAATTTAAACTTCATAGAGAGaatgaatttgttaaatattaccATGGATTTTTGTCCGAAACGTTGCTTCAGCTCCATTATAAAGGACACATACCTAGCCTACATGAATTTTGTGTGCAAATGGAGTCTCACCGATTTTACG CTCTTGTGTCGTCGCTGTGCAATCAGGCTGTCCTTATTAATGACAAAACTGATGAAGCAGATTTCAACACCCTGATAGGAAGTGGGGAGCGTTCGCGCAAATTTCACAGTCTTTTATACACAAATAAAAGAATACAAGATAATGCTATAGCTTTACTGCCATACTACGATCGCAAAGGACTACTTGATGTTactgaataa
- the LOC105210039 gene encoding uncharacterized protein LOC105210039, whose amino-acid sequence MKDIEYQAAPLWLTTEYLEPILGQYKNDQGLFITKMDIKPATKKGDNYASVMTRVSVDFVLSSKETDHASYIVKTSHESDPFISDIMSQYDIYNTEMLMYQQVLPKLTELLQEIGDKDKLFADTIYVDYEHSAIIFEDLAVLKFVTPDRLVGMDEAQTMLTLKKLAKMHATAAVLNERMPGVLTKLQRGIFNRHTCGLAPAFEGVLEACADFAGECTSLGSYYKNKLLKLKPHVMEYGMRSFEPHHGDFLTLTHGDVWTNNVMLRYDYSGSRDVKSATGRVIKDIMLIDLQFSSWTSPAVDLHYFFQTSLPLEFKLHRENEFVKYYHGFLSETLLQLHYKGHIPSLHEFCVQMESHRFYALVSSLCNQPIHINDKTDEADFNTLIGSGERSRKFHSLLYTNKRIQDSTKALLPYFDRKGLLDVTE is encoded by the exons aTGAAAGACATAGAATATCAGGCTGCGCCGCTTTGGCTAACCACTGAGTACCTCGAGCCTATTTTGGGACAATACAAAAATGACCAAGgactttttataacaaaaatggaCATTAAACCAGCCACCAAAAAGGGTGACAACTATGCCAGTGTAATGACACGGGTCAGCGTCGATTTCGTGTTAAGCAGCAAGGAAACGGATCATGCTTCATATATCGTGAAAACGTCTCATGAAAGTGACCCCTTCATATCAGATATCATGAGCCAATATGATATATACAATACGGAAATGTTAATGTACCAGCAAGTTTTGCCAAAACTCACGGAGCTGCTACAGGAAATCGGCGACAAAGATAAACTATTTGCCGATACTATTTATGTGGACTACGAGCATTCAgccatcatttttgaagacCTGGCGGTGTTAAAGTTTGTTACTCCCGATCGGCTTGTTGGAATGGATGAAGCGCAGACTATGTTGACACTTAAAAAGCTAGCTAAAATGCATGCAACTGCAGCCGTGCTAAATGAGCGTATGCCTGGAGTTCTAACTAAATTGCAAAGGGGAATATTCAATCGACATACATGTGGGCTCGCGCCAGCTTTCGAGGGTGTCCTAGAAGCTTGTGCGGATTTCGCTGGAGAGTGCACGAGTTTGGGatcatattacaaaaacaaactgctCAAGTTGAAACCACATGTGATGGAATATGGTATGCGTTCCTTTGAACCACATCACGGAGATTTTTTAACACTTACTCATGGTGATGTTTGGACCAATAATGTAATGCTAAGGTATGATTATAGTGGCAGTAGGGATGTGAAGTCAGCAACTGGAAGGGTTATTAAAGATATCATGCTGATCGATTTGCAATTCAGCTCATGGACATCGCCGGCTGTTGACCTTCATTATTTCTTTCAAACTTCGTTGCCTTTAGAATTTAAACTTCATAGAGAGaatgaatttgttaaatattaccATGGATTTTTGTCCGAAACGTTGCTTCAGCTCCATTATAAAGGACACATACCTAGCCTACATGAATTTTGTGTGCAAATGGAGTCTCACCGATTTTACG CTCTTGTGTCGTCGCTGTGCAATCAGCCTATCCATATTAATGACAAAACTGATGAAGCAGATTTCAACACCCTGATAGGAAGTGGGGAGCGCTCGCGCAAATTTCACAGTCTTTTATACACAAATAAAAGAATACAAGATAGTACTAAAGCTTTACTGCCATACTTCGATCGCAAAGGACTACTTGACGTTActgaataa
- the LOC105209965 gene encoding protein twisted gastrulation produces the protein MYKRQATPAVIQLLIILLAFGCQLLTTANDVTRDGCNEFVCGSIVSKCLLTQSCQCKLSNATCLQECLNCLGDLYTECCSCLDMCPKITDALDAAAPRSQFGEFEGLPELFETLTEDDDNWTVMRFAMRSSLRRHYGAGFGVSLMGAGSDGDAIDRQASLQKLQSTGTSTAPHLNCTVIYLNECKTFHKCAQDCENMGANSYRWFHDGCCECVGANCLSYGINESRCSACPEDEENAAAGEDYDDESTWTYGEEENNYN, from the coding sequence ATGTATAAACGGCAAGCGACGCCAGCGGTCATACAATTGCTCATCATTTTGCTGGCGTTCGGCTGTCAGCTGCTCACCACGGCCAATGACGTCACGCGCGATGGCTGCAATGAATTCGTTTGCGGTTCAATCGTCTCCAAGTGCCTCTTAACGCAGAGCTGTCAGTGTAAGCTGAGCAATGCGACTTGTCTGCAAGAATGCCTCAACTGTTTGGGCGATTTGTACACGGAGTGCTGCAGCTGCTTGGATATGTGCCCGAAAATCACGGACGCACTTGACGCCGCTGCGCCACGTTCGCAATTTGGCGAGTTTGAAGGTCTGCCTGAACTCTTCGAGACGCTCACCGAAGACGATGACAACTGGACGGTGATGCGCTTTGCCATGCGCTCCAGTTTGCGGCGTCACTATGGCGCCGGATTTGGCGTGAGTCTGATGGGTGCTGGGAGCGATGGTGATGCTATTGACCGCCAAGCGTCACTGCAGAAGCTGCAATCAACGGGCACATCGACGGCGCCGCATCTCAACTGCACGGTTATCTATCTGAACGAGTGCAAAACGTTTCACAAGTGTGCGCAAGATTGCGAAAATATGGGCGCGAATAGTTATCGCTGGTTCCATGATGGCTGCTGTGAGTGTGTGGGCGCCAACTGCCTCAGCTATGGCATCAACGAGAGCCGCTGCTCGGCGTGTCCGGAAGATGAGGAGAATGCTGCGGCTGGTGAGGATTACGATGACGAATCGACGTGGACCTACGGCGAGGAGgagaataattataattaa